From Acidovorax sp. 1608163:
TCACGCTGGCCAGGCATCAGCAGTGCCCCGGCAGACTCCACCACGGCCTTGAGCTCGCGCACATTGCCCGGCCACTCGCGCGCCATCAGCCACGCCAGGGCGCTGGCCGACAGGCTGGCGCGGTGCGCCACGCGGTGCAAAAAGCGCGTGGCAAGCAACGGGATGTCGGCGGGCCGCTCGGCCAGCGGCGGGGTGCGCAGCACCACGCCCTTGAGGCGGTAAAACAGGTCTTCGCGGAACGTGCCTTCGCGCACCATCGCTTCCAGGTCGCGGTGGGTGGCGGCCACCACACGGGTGTCGGCGCGCTTGGGCACACGGCCGCCCACGGGCACAAAAGTGCCCTCTTGCAAAAAGCGCAGTAGCTTGACCTGCATGGGCGGCGGCATTTCGCCCACCTCGTCCAGAAACAGCGTGCCGCCGTGTGCAGCCTCCACCAGGCCGGGCTGGTCGCGGTAGGCCCCGGTGAAGCTGCCCTTCATGTGCCCGAAAAGCTCGCTCTCCAGCAGCTCGGCCGACAGGGCGCCGCAGTGGATGGCGACAAAGGCCTCGCTCTTGCGGGCGCTGCAGGCGTGCAAGGCGCGGGCCACCAGTTCTTTACCGGTGCCCGTGGGGCCCAGCACCAGCACGCTGACGTGGGTGGGTGCCACGCGGCGCACCAGGGCGCGCAATTGCACCGTGGCCGCCGCCTGCCCCACCATACCCAGGTCGTCCAGCGACTGCCCTGCGCGCAGGGTTGCCAGTTCGGCATCCAGCCTCGCCTTGCGCAGCCCGCGTGCCACCACAAACCGCAGCATGTCGGGGTCGATGGGTTTGGTCAGAAAGTCCCAGGCGCCCAGCTCGGTGGCGCGCAGGGCCAGCGCGTGGTCCCCGTGGCCGGTCAGCACCACCACCGGCACACGCGCAAAACGCGGAATCAGCTCCAGGCCGATCTCCGGGTCCATGTGCGGCGGCATGGCCAGGTCCAGCAGCACCAGTTCAGGCTGCTGTTTGGCAAACGCCGCCAGGGCCTGCTCGCCATCGCCCGCCAGCGTGACGGTGTGGCCCAGGTTGCGCAAAAAGGCACCGCCCAGCCGCTGAAAAGCCGCCTCGTCGTCGACCAGCAGCACATGGCCGTTCTGCGGCTCGCCTGCTGGCGTGGCGTCTTGCCCTGCATCCGGCGGGGCGTCGGCGGCGTTGTCTGTGGTGTTGGCGGTCATGGCAGGCGTTGTGTCGTCGTCAAAGGAAAGCGCAGCGTGAAGCAGGTGCTCCATGGCGGCCGCTCTGTCAGCGCCACCGAGCCACCGTGCGCGGCCATGATGCGGGCCACGATGGCCAGGCCCAGCCCGGT
This genomic window contains:
- a CDS encoding sigma-54 dependent transcriptional regulator gives rise to the protein MEHLLHAALSFDDDTTPAMTANTTDNAADAPPDAGQDATPAGEPQNGHVLLVDDEAAFQRLGGAFLRNLGHTVTLAGDGEQALAAFAKQQPELVLLDLAMPPHMDPEIGLELIPRFARVPVVVLTGHGDHALALRATELGAWDFLTKPIDPDMLRFVVARGLRKARLDAELATLRAGQSLDDLGMVGQAAATVQLRALVRRVAPTHVSVLVLGPTGTGKELVARALHACSARKSEAFVAIHCGALSAELLESELFGHMKGSFTGAYRDQPGLVEAAHGGTLFLDEVGEMPPPMQVKLLRFLQEGTFVPVGGRVPKRADTRVVAATHRDLEAMVREGTFREDLFYRLKGVVLRTPPLAERPADIPLLATRFLHRVAHRASLSASALAWLMAREWPGNVRELKAVVESAGALLMPGQREVDAELLQLASGDLPDASDIAPAHHATLGTQGSTGPLDAALMELEVRMLRDTLAAVAGNQSEAARRLGISRVGLIKKMTRLGLR